AGCCAttgatttaatatataaaaactaatagTCGGGTGTGCTTCTGTAAACCTAAGCCTAcctctttagatattttagacCTTTTGGACCACGACCACACAAATGAACACTCAAGTCAAACAATTACGATGGTCCCTTGCttaatgaggatgatgattaTGTAGATTAGCATTGCAtatttgcattgtttttgttagGCAAAGACATTTTGTTAGGCAAAGACAACATTACTTAACTTCTAGTACTTtttagcctttttctttttggttctaTACTTCTATTTTGATTCTAAGATTTTTTGTAATCACGGCCATCAAATATCATGTTTGCATATATTTTGTAAAGCACAAGAGGATTATATAAATtgtataaaatgttttattgtaattttatatgattaattgatcatttaattgttatattgaccattaataatttttttaaaaaattattaatttaaaaaaaaaaatatgcgcTTCACATCGACAAGCACGCAAGCTTTGCGCCTAGGCTCCAAGAGACCTTTGCACTTAAGTGCGCTCATTGCTTTTAACAACACTTATCTATGGTCTACCTTGCGTTTGTCCACACAATCAGgtttcaaaattgatacttaAGACAATCTAAAAGTTGTATAATAATGGCACAAATTGACATCTGATAGGTACTAGTTTATCTAAAAGTTTAATTGTGTTATTGGGTTTTGCCAAACAATATTGTTAAACTTGCAGaacaattatcaatttaaattttgttctctTATAGCCTGctgttcctttttctttttcttttatttatttatttatttattttacagaGGATGTTGATTTAAGCGCTTTGGGATGTAGAATGCTAAATGGAAGAATCAATTTAATTCGAACGACGTGAGactattttgatttttatacaATTGGTATGCCATATAGGGACACATGAATTCTTGTCCTCCCTATTCATATTCTTTGATTAAACTATTGCAGTTTATTGAGTATAACTAGATGATGTACTTAGATGGTGACTGTGATATTGGAGTGGGCATTTGGGAACTTGGTGAGCTTTCATAGATCATTCCTAAGTTAGAGGATCATGAACACAATGATGGACAATGTACTACACAACAGTCCATTGAAGCTGCAATGGAGCTAGGGCAATGTAGTCAAAAGCGTTTTGGGCGAGCGCCTAGGCGCTCAGGCGAGGCGAGGCGGCGTAAAAGCGCCTCAAGGTCACTGAGGCGAGGCGCCTTTAGTGAGGTGAGCGCCTCTATCGACTAGTCGCTCGCTTTGAACAGTTTTTTCAGGCGCTAGGCGAGAGCCTCTGTcgcctttgttttctttccgTCGCTTATGTTTTCTTTCTGGTGCAGAGGACTTGGCTTCGTTAAAAACAAGATGActggcttttttttattttttattttttttttattactcagTTTTGTTAGTAACATTAGTGGGGTTTGAGTTGGCAACCACTTAAAAAGCACATCAGACTTAACTTTTTACaaccacaaataaataataaaataatacatataagTACATGGACCTTCCCACTCCGACAGTTGCCCAACAGCACCCTACCTCACCAGGATTTATTtctacttttaaattttataacattattttattcctattttctacatgtaattttaatttaaaaagctCTCTTTTTTCACTCTAACTTCTCATTCTCCGgacctcttttctctcttttctttattgtttttgtctttcttttttttttttttttactccctTCTTTCTCATAGCAGCTCTCTCTGTTCTTTTCTTCCCCTCGTACCTCccgtcagttttttttttccctctaatcTCTAATAGCAACTCTCCTCTTTTTATTCCTAtactctttctcttcttcttctatttttgggCTCTATTGGATTCAACACAAAAACTGGTTTTATAGACTAAATCCTATGCATTAGGAACAAAGTAAGAGAGGCttgattataatttttagtacattaatatatatgatCTAAGCTctatatatgtcaaaaaaaactatatttaatatttagcGCCTTGCTTTACTCGGGCTAGCACCTTTTTGGTGCCTCGTCGCCTTGGGTGATACCCTTAGCGCCTCAAGGTCGCCTAACGCCTTTGACTACCTTGAGCTAGGGGCTataatcaaaaaggaaaaaagaaaagcaaaccCAAGGAGACACTACTAGTACAAGGAGAGGTAAAACTCTAGAAGAGGGAAAGAATGTTGGTACGGATTCCATATGAATTccattatattaaatattaggGGCCTTAATGATTCCTTAAACAGAAAGAGGTAAGATTGTACATTAGAAAGTTCCAACTATCAATTTTGTGTTTATGAAGGTGATTGCTCTGGCTCTATTGTAGCACAAGTTGTGTGCCAttttatgttataaaattttaaagtatcagtttttccaaaacaaggagaaaatatttatgtagaaaacttttgtttttcagTGTCTCACTCCTGCTTGATATCATGGATCTAATTCATACCTTGCTAGGAAAACATAAATAATCCCAGCTACTATTGAACTAATCTAAAAGATCGAAGccttaaattattttctttcatcttttcacAACTATACAAGGGCTATctaacaaagaacaaaaatacatacaatagaaaacaaaaacttattcagacattttcacaaacactacATATGCACTCGTTGATGTACCTCAATCTTCTTTCATTGATTCCCAAAGAGGCCCTCTCGAAGCCTCTTGCAATCAACGAAGTAAGCGAAACCATATGCCAAGTTCTTGAGCGTGGCCTCGTGCAGCTCCAAATCCGACGTGGCGGTCGCGTCGGTGGAGAAGAAGACCCTAAACCCCCTGACGAAAGCCTCACGCGCCGTCGTCTCGCAGCAGAGGTTAGTCATGACACCCGTGACGATCACCTCCTCCACACCCATCTCGCGCAGCTGCTCCTCTAGGCGCGTGTTCCTGAACGCGCTGTACGTGTTCTTCCGCACCACCATGTCCTCCGGCAGCTTCTCCAGCTCCGGCATGAGCTCCGCCTCCGCTGTCCCGTCCATGATGAGGTCGCCGTTCCACCACTCCGCAAGCATGCCGCCGTCGGCGTCAGTGTGGGAGTGGCGCGTGAAGATGACGGGGATGGAGGTGCGTCGGCAGAGCTGAATGGTTTGGAGCAGGTTGGGGAGGATTGGGTGGGCCATGGAGGAAAAGTAGTTCTGCACGTCAATGACCAAGAGCGCTGAGGTTTTGGGGTCtgggtttctctttctcttctcgtATTTCTTGTATGACCccattattgtttttgtttctggaAATATTGGTATTATTTGAGGTTTGAGCCTTTGAGTTTGAGGTTTTTTATATGTTACTTCTGTTTTTAAATGTCGAGGGCCGCCCAATTCATGAAGCCTCTTTATAACCGTCTGATCAGAATGCTGCCACATGTAAGAATCCGATTTCTTTGGGATTGTCTTGGAAAAAAGTGGGACCAATCAGACCCATctagcttaaatttttttatgagaaatgctaaGACTATAACATTTCATATAACTTTGGTCGTAATTCATCACATGACGAGTTGTGAGCAGTAAAGGCAAAGTCGATTCAAGGCTGGCTCAAGGTCTAGGCAACTTAGGCCTAGGCGTAAGGCcccacaataaaataaaaaattctctattaaaaaaatgcctCATTTCCCTTCATAAAAAggtccaaaattttataaaaatataacattttttaaataattgatacttttttttaagagtgatgCTAAAAATATCACAAATCTTACTATAGGTTTAATTGACATAtcaccaatcacataaaaaagtaattcaaatacaaataaattaagttgttGAAATTCTTCAATTACAgtcattattatattatattgtaaacattttgtaatatctttagtattttttttttttccatttctaaCAAAGCTTCCAAATAGGAGACCAATAGAAATTTAAActaattgaaaccctaaaatgtttcaaaaaagaTGCTGCAAATGTGATAGATCATCAATGATGACTAATCTCCTCTAATAGTTTGAGACcttaatttttgtaaactaatctcCTACAAAGCCACACATCAAATAATATCTATTTATCtatttctcttaaaaagaatatataaaattaaaatttagattacaaCTGTACTTAACTATgtataatcatatattcaagttaaaataagtttctttttaaaaaaataatattttttttttaatagttctctttgtttaaatttatggttcaactatgatattcaatcctctatatgaaattaaccttagtttagttagtattatttatcaatttttgtatttacatcaaaatactcttaatttaattagtactatataattttatttaattaatgtgtACATATAAAAAGGCcccatataaaattttcaccTTAGGCC
This genomic stretch from Quercus lobata isolate SW786 chromosome 3, ValleyOak3.0 Primary Assembly, whole genome shotgun sequence harbors:
- the LOC115979795 gene encoding nicotinamidase 2-like, which gives rise to MGSYKKYEKRKRNPDPKTSALLVIDVQNYFSSMAHPILPNLLQTIQLCRRTSIPVIFTRHSHTDADGGMLAEWWNGDLIMDGTAEAELMPELEKLPEDMVVRKNTYSAFRNTRLEEQLREMGVEEVIVTGVMTNLCCETTAREAFVRGFRVFFSTDATATSDLELHEATLKNLAYGFAYFVDCKRLREGLFGNQ